In one window of Synechococcus sp. M16CYN DNA:
- a CDS encoding DUF2237 domain-containing protein — MYPVTLNVLGAPLLICGCDPKTGWFRNGLCQTDPSDRGQHSICCVMTESFLRYSKAQGNDLSTPVPAFQFSGLRPGDHWCVCASRWKQAYDDGVAPSVRLEATEETALSVVTLKQLKEHAHQSIG; from the coding sequence GACTTTGAATGTTCTCGGTGCTCCTTTGCTGATCTGCGGATGTGATCCAAAAACTGGGTGGTTTCGTAATGGTCTTTGTCAAACCGATCCTTCCGATCGAGGCCAACACAGCATCTGCTGTGTCATGACGGAATCGTTTCTTCGCTACAGTAAGGCTCAGGGTAATGACCTCTCTACTCCGGTGCCGGCTTTCCAGTTCTCTGGTCTTCGCCCAGGTGATCACTGGTGCGTCTGTGCATCGCGATGGAAGCAGGCTTACGACGATGGAGTAGCTCCATCTGTCCGATTGGAGGCAACAGAGGAGACAGCTTTGTCGGTAGTCACTTTAAAGCAGCTCAAGGAACATGCTCACCAGTCGATCGGTTGA
- a CDS encoding SDR family NAD(P)-dependent oxidoreductase: protein MATQNLNTWRGIALVCGAGGIGTAFASVLRQRCPLLTVLTTSRRGRPEHDLRLDLESDDDLENLSTTLLKLSQPLRLVINCSGRLHGPELQPEKRLRQVERRQLMKQFSINSAAPVLLARAIEPLIRSDQPFHFASLSARVGSIGDNCSGGWYSYRAAKAAQNQLLKCLSIEWSRRWPKATVTLLHPGTTDTDLSRPFQAFVPSEQLFTTDQAADRLLTVLLTQTPEQSGAFLAWDGQPIDW from the coding sequence ATGGCAACTCAAAATCTGAACACATGGAGAGGGATTGCTTTGGTCTGCGGTGCCGGTGGCATCGGTACTGCTTTTGCATCTGTACTTCGACAGCGTTGCCCATTACTCACCGTCTTAACTACCAGTCGACGTGGGCGTCCCGAACACGACCTTCGGCTTGATTTGGAATCAGATGATGATCTTGAGAATCTCAGCACCACTCTTTTAAAGTTAAGCCAGCCTCTGCGTTTAGTCATCAATTGTAGTGGGCGTCTTCATGGTCCAGAGTTACAACCCGAAAAACGTCTAAGACAAGTTGAACGACGCCAGCTGATGAAGCAATTCTCTATTAATTCAGCCGCTCCTGTGCTTTTGGCACGAGCCATTGAGCCCTTAATACGGTCCGATCAACCGTTCCACTTTGCGAGCCTGAGCGCTCGGGTCGGAAGTATTGGAGATAACTGCAGTGGTGGTTGGTACTCCTATCGGGCCGCTAAAGCTGCTCAGAATCAGTTGCTAAAATGTCTGAGTATCGAATGGTCAAGGCGTTGGCCTAAGGCCACGGTGACACTCCTTCATCCTGGTACCACTGATACTGATCTATCCAGACCATTTCAGGCCTTTGTTCCATCTGAACAGCTTTTCACCACTGATCAGGCAGCGGATCGGCTCCTCACAGTGCTGCTTACCCAGACCCCTGAACAAAGCGGTGCATTTCTGGCTTGGGATGGTCAACCGATCGACTGGTGA
- a CDS encoding ATP adenylyltransferase: MDGILRVFTGEHSSFKFSVMGSDRLLEKALVVTERALRCEALVPLQTTLKMLLGNDDTMFELRHLPGATPKHLRVAGPKPNPFRPWDQRLEVEQIGPDHVLILNKFPVQIGHMLLITRQWASQSGWLNKNDWSALASVDRDTTGLWFFNSGPNAGASQPHRHFQLLPRSEGESNCPREHWFLNFNRDNARICFGPLRQAVRVQNLEEPIEDNLLCKTYLKLCEDLNLGSPDRDECPTAAYNLLLTRSWMAVIRRGREGVHGFSVNALGFAGCLLSTQSADLTWLNESGPDALLRAVILPKD, encoded by the coding sequence TTGGATGGGATTCTCAGAGTGTTTACCGGAGAGCATTCATCGTTTAAATTCAGCGTGATGGGCAGTGATCGGCTGCTGGAAAAGGCTTTGGTTGTAACGGAACGTGCTTTGCGATGTGAAGCGCTCGTTCCTTTACAAACAACTCTAAAAATGCTGCTGGGTAACGATGATACAATGTTTGAACTGCGTCACCTACCTGGGGCTACGCCGAAGCATTTGCGCGTAGCCGGACCAAAACCCAATCCTTTCCGACCCTGGGACCAACGTCTTGAGGTGGAACAAATCGGACCAGACCACGTATTGATTCTGAACAAGTTTCCGGTTCAGATCGGCCATATGCTTTTAATCACACGCCAGTGGGCCTCCCAAAGCGGCTGGCTCAACAAGAATGACTGGTCAGCTCTGGCATCTGTGGATCGGGACACGACAGGGCTTTGGTTTTTTAATAGCGGTCCCAACGCTGGAGCGAGTCAACCCCATCGACATTTTCAACTACTTCCTAGGTCCGAGGGGGAATCCAACTGCCCTCGTGAACACTGGTTCCTCAACTTTAATCGAGATAACGCTCGAATTTGTTTTGGTCCCCTGCGTCAGGCCGTACGAGTCCAAAATCTCGAAGAGCCCATAGAAGATAATTTGTTATGCAAAACGTATCTTAAGCTTTGTGAGGATCTTAATCTTGGTTCACCAGATCGAGATGAATGTCCGACAGCCGCTTACAACCTCTTGCTAACACGATCTTGGATGGCTGTAATTCGCCGAGGCAGGGAGGGTGTCCACGGCTTTAGTGTGAATGCATTGGGCTTCGCCGGTTGCTTATTAAGCACTCAAAGTGCTGATTTGACTTGGTTGAATGAATCAGGCCCAGATGCACTACTTCGTGCTGTAATCCTTCCAAAAGACTAA
- a CDS encoding sigma factor SigF: MRLTSALKISQYLLKTVQLVLPPFCCNTSSDPSSMKRQYQQRKHAMLSIWRDGVERQLAALNAAIDMLEQQINRESHQPD; encoded by the coding sequence TTGAGGCTCACGTCAGCGCTAAAAATTAGTCAGTATTTGTTAAAGACAGTTCAACTCGTGCTTCCTCCCTTCTGCTGCAACACTTCATCAGATCCTTCGAGCATGAAGCGTCAGTATCAACAGCGCAAACATGCCATGCTTTCGATATGGCGCGACGGAGTTGAGCGGCAACTCGCTGCTCTGAATGCTGCTATTGATATGTTAGAACAGCAAATCAACCGCGAGTCACATCAGCCCGACTAA
- a CDS encoding DCC1-like thiol-disulfide oxidoreductase family protein, whose amino-acid sequence MKLTLVYDGGCIFCSHFALRSELTSGIAKLRIRDGRKNRDLLAKLKARGFDLSQGAILTEGNTVWHGSSAIVELSRRMKSSDPLLDLLSQIFRVKLVTNAFYPVFLFARRVVLKLRGLPLDPDDKTPGNFKPFLLRTQKSESTSYN is encoded by the coding sequence ATGAAGCTTACGTTAGTTTACGACGGGGGCTGTATTTTTTGTAGCCATTTTGCTTTACGTAGCGAGCTTACAAGTGGTATTGCGAAGCTAAGAATTCGGGATGGACGTAAGAATCGTGATCTGCTCGCAAAGCTTAAGGCTCGTGGTTTTGATTTGTCTCAAGGAGCCATTCTGACAGAGGGAAATACTGTTTGGCATGGGAGTTCGGCAATCGTGGAGCTTAGTCGACGTATGAAATCAAGCGATCCTTTACTTGATCTCTTAAGCCAGATTTTTAGAGTTAAACTAGTGACTAACGCTTTTTATCCAGTTTTTCTCTTCGCTCGTAGAGTTGTGCTGAAACTTCGCGGTTTGCCTCTAGATCCAGACGATAAGACGCCTGGAAATTTTAAACCGTTCTTACTCAGAACTCAAAAAAGTGAATCAACTTCTTATAATTAA
- a CDS encoding Nif11-like leader peptide family RiPP precursor — MSHSQLLAFIQRGRTDKKFRAHLAQLNATEILEFAKQQGFQFSDEIKGRFINQWKGVYFCPQAIEVGELCPKLIPSGYKNLIHYAQSTCSSVNLNEEEYDFRSGQKY, encoded by the coding sequence ATGTCTCACTCTCAGCTTCTTGCCTTTATTCAAAGAGGTCGTACGGACAAGAAATTTAGAGCACATCTGGCTCAGCTTAATGCCACAGAGATATTGGAATTTGCTAAGCAGCAAGGATTTCAGTTTTCTGATGAAATCAAAGGTAGATTTATTAACCAATGGAAAGGCGTTTATTTTTGTCCTCAGGCGATTGAGGTGGGCGAACTTTGTCCTAAGTTAATACCAAGTGGATACAAAAATTTGATTCATTACGCTCAGTCAACTTGTAGTTCAGTGAATCTTAATGAAGAAGAATATGATTTTCGCTCAGGTCAGAAATACTAA
- the apcD gene encoding allophycocyanin subunit alpha-B encodes MSVVRDLILQADGDLRYPTSGELRSMVEFLSQGPMRVAIVEVLTDNERKIVGESAKQLFSRRPEYVAPGGNSYGQRQRAQCLRDYSWYLRLVTYGILAGSTEMIQDIGLIGAREMYNSLGVPMLGMVEAMKTMKDASLVLLSDQQVKLASPYFDFLIQGMQTST; translated from the coding sequence ATGAGCGTTGTCCGGGATCTCATCCTTCAGGCCGATGGCGATCTGCGGTATCCCACCAGTGGCGAACTGCGTTCAATGGTGGAGTTTCTCAGTCAAGGTCCAATGCGCGTTGCAATAGTCGAAGTTTTGACAGATAACGAGAGAAAAATTGTTGGTGAATCAGCCAAGCAGTTATTCAGTCGAAGACCAGAATACGTTGCACCAGGGGGTAATTCCTACGGTCAGCGTCAACGTGCCCAGTGCTTACGCGACTACAGTTGGTATTTGCGGCTAGTCACCTATGGGATTTTGGCAGGCAGTACCGAGATGATCCAGGACATTGGCTTAATTGGTGCGCGGGAGATGTACAACAGTCTTGGCGTTCCAATGCTTGGTATGGTGGAAGCTATGAAAACAATGAAAGATGCTTCACTTGTTCTCCTTTCTGATCAACAGGTGAAGCTTGCATCGCCTTACTTCGATTTTCTAATTCAAGGTATGCAGACTTCAACTTAA
- the pheT gene encoding phenylalanine--tRNA ligase subunit beta, translated as MRVSLSWLKELVQADDSVEELAERLSMAGFEVEEIDDLGTRSSGVVVGQVLERNKHPNASRLSVCRVDVGADEPLQIVCGAENVRAGIHVPVATIGAVLTAVGTTIKAGELRGVASNGMICSLTELGLTTNSTGIAILEEITKSIPAVGTPVAAVFGWDDTVLKLAITANRPDGLSMVGVAREVAALTHGTLSLPQLNRRPDHQKLSVELNGCYYTVAQINGVDGRRASPQWLRQRLACAGIKAVNAVVDITNLVMLEQGQPLHAFDAEALESLTGQLVEANSFAVRAARDNEEFISLDDQRLLLDPRVQVVTCHDHPIAIAGVIGSRGSAVRTSTTNIWLESAVFSPIRVRQSSRAVGLRTDASSRFEKGLPCETTLPCSERAFQLLKDQFSCRLKGRWVSGDVPKAAVPLMLRRKALHQLLGPLNSDAGPVDLDDETIERCLSALGCELTPSEEGWKVTTPPSRRQDLHREVDLIEEVARLVGLNQFGSHLPDPIAPGVLTPRQQAERRLRQKLCSTGLQEITTLSLVSPSGDNSKIAISNPLLAETSYLRTNLWEEHLQICVRNLKASISGCSIFELGYTYSGSSKSVQQSGVLSGVICGDRRLERWSTSGKFKAPNYYEARGVLTRVMESMCLKLSDRPLKKDKRLHPGRAATLVLEDKPLGCFGQLHPALADEMDLPEPTYLFELDLDHLLDAATHSYRWTPRYKSFPTVPASERDLAVVVDYTNAVGDLIQAIRKAGKPLLEHVELIDYFKGAKLGEHKVSQAFRLRYRDQSKTLTDDKIQLVHEKVKATLIKQFKAELRS; from the coding sequence ATGCGGGTGTCTTTGTCTTGGTTGAAGGAACTGGTCCAAGCTGATGACTCCGTTGAAGAGCTTGCTGAACGCCTTTCCATGGCGGGATTCGAAGTGGAAGAGATCGACGATCTAGGTACTCGATCAAGCGGCGTCGTGGTCGGTCAAGTTTTAGAACGGAATAAACACCCAAATGCCAGCAGGCTCAGCGTCTGTCGAGTAGATGTCGGAGCTGATGAACCTCTACAAATCGTCTGTGGAGCCGAGAATGTTCGTGCCGGAATCCATGTTCCGGTTGCCACCATCGGTGCTGTACTCACAGCAGTGGGCACCACCATTAAGGCTGGTGAATTGAGAGGAGTCGCCAGCAATGGGATGATCTGTTCCCTTACGGAACTAGGACTTACTACCAATTCGACAGGGATCGCTATCCTTGAAGAGATCACAAAGTCGATTCCGGCGGTGGGAACCCCAGTAGCGGCGGTGTTCGGCTGGGATGATACGGTGCTAAAGCTTGCGATCACGGCTAACCGGCCTGATGGACTTTCCATGGTGGGTGTCGCCCGGGAAGTGGCTGCCTTAACCCACGGGACCCTGTCATTGCCTCAGTTGAACCGCAGGCCAGACCACCAAAAGCTCAGTGTGGAATTGAATGGCTGTTACTACACTGTAGCTCAGATTAATGGGGTTGACGGTCGACGTGCTTCACCGCAGTGGCTCCGACAGCGATTAGCTTGTGCAGGAATTAAAGCGGTAAATGCCGTTGTTGATATTACTAATCTGGTGATGCTAGAACAGGGACAGCCCTTACATGCTTTTGATGCAGAAGCCCTAGAGTCTCTAACGGGTCAGCTTGTAGAAGCCAACAGTTTTGCAGTGCGGGCAGCCCGTGATAATGAAGAGTTTATCAGTCTTGATGATCAACGATTGCTGTTGGATCCACGTGTTCAAGTAGTCACTTGCCACGATCACCCCATTGCGATCGCAGGTGTGATAGGTAGTCGAGGTAGTGCTGTGCGCACATCCACTACCAATATCTGGCTTGAATCGGCTGTATTCTCACCGATCCGAGTTCGTCAATCGAGTCGGGCTGTTGGATTACGGACAGATGCTAGCAGCCGCTTTGAGAAGGGTTTACCTTGCGAAACAACTCTACCCTGCTCAGAACGGGCATTTCAACTGCTCAAAGATCAGTTTTCTTGTCGGCTGAAAGGGCGCTGGGTCAGTGGTGACGTCCCTAAAGCCGCTGTCCCACTGATGTTGCGGCGCAAGGCCCTGCATCAACTTTTAGGCCCGTTGAACTCCGATGCTGGGCCTGTTGATCTCGATGATGAGACCATTGAGCGTTGCCTGTCTGCACTTGGGTGTGAGTTAACTCCCAGCGAAGAGGGGTGGAAAGTCACCACGCCCCCCTCACGTCGCCAAGATTTGCACCGAGAGGTTGATTTGATTGAAGAGGTTGCTCGACTGGTTGGTCTTAATCAATTTGGATCTCACTTACCCGACCCTATCGCTCCTGGGGTGTTAACGCCACGCCAACAAGCTGAAAGACGGTTGCGTCAAAAGCTTTGTTCGACTGGACTTCAAGAAATCACCACCTTGTCTCTCGTAAGTCCCTCAGGAGATAATTCAAAAATTGCGATCAGCAATCCTCTGTTAGCGGAAACTAGTTATCTCCGTACCAATCTGTGGGAGGAGCACCTTCAAATTTGCGTCCGCAACCTAAAAGCTTCCATAAGCGGATGTTCAATCTTTGAACTTGGTTACACCTATAGCGGTTCCTCTAAATCAGTTCAACAGTCGGGGGTTCTATCGGGAGTGATTTGTGGAGACCGTCGACTCGAACGTTGGAGCACTAGCGGCAAATTTAAAGCCCCGAATTATTACGAGGCACGAGGCGTTCTGACTCGTGTAATGGAATCTATGTGTCTAAAGTTAAGTGATCGCCCGCTTAAGAAAGATAAGCGCTTGCATCCTGGTAGAGCAGCAACTCTCGTACTGGAAGACAAACCTCTGGGATGTTTTGGTCAACTACATCCGGCCCTAGCGGATGAAATGGATCTGCCAGAACCCACATATCTCTTTGAGCTAGATCTAGATCACTTGCTTGATGCTGCAACGCACAGTTATCGCTGGACACCAAGATACAAGTCTTTCCCCACAGTTCCTGCAAGTGAACGAGACCTTGCTGTTGTGGTGGATTACACAAACGCCGTTGGTGACTTGATTCAAGCCATTAGAAAGGCAGGTAAGCCTCTATTGGAACATGTAGAGTTGATTGACTATTTTAAAGGAGCGAAGCTTGGGGAACACAAGGTTTCCCAAGCGTTTCGTCTACGCTATCGAGATCAGAGTAAAACCCTTACTGATGACAAGATTCAGCTCGTTCACGAAAAAGTAAAAGCAACTCTCATCAAACAGTTTAAAGCGGAGCTGCGAAGTTAA
- the rpmG gene encoding 50S ribosomal protein L33 — protein sequence MAKNKGVRIVITLECTECRSNPAKRSPGVSRYTTEKNRRNTTERLEIKKFCSHCNRSTPHKEIK from the coding sequence ATGGCCAAGAACAAGGGCGTTCGGATAGTGATCACCCTTGAGTGCACCGAATGCCGGTCCAATCCCGCCAAGCGCTCTCCTGGGGTGTCTCGCTACACAACAGAGAAAAACCGCCGGAACACCACCGAACGGCTGGAAATCAAGAAATTCTGTTCCCACTGCAATAGGTCAACTCCCCACAAGGAAATCAAATGA
- the rpsR gene encoding 30S ribosomal protein S18 produces MSSSFFKKRLSPIKPGDPIDYKDVDLLKKFITERGKILPRRLTGLTAKQQSDLTNAVKRARIVALLPFVNPEG; encoded by the coding sequence ATGTCAAGCTCCTTTTTCAAAAAACGCCTTTCTCCGATCAAGCCTGGCGATCCCATCGACTATAAGGATGTGGATTTACTCAAAAAGTTCATTACGGAGAGAGGCAAGATTCTTCCTCGTCGTTTGACTGGTTTAACCGCCAAGCAACAAAGTGATCTCACTAACGCTGTCAAACGCGCTCGAATTGTTGCGTTACTGCCTTTTGTTAATCCTGAAGGCTGA
- a CDS encoding ribonuclease catalytic domain-containing protein, translated as MDPYKPCTLSGSVWSTSFGDVLETEAKRLISTAEDSLPGDDNRLDLCALPTYTLDDAGTCEIDDALSLEIQGCEAWIWIHIADPARLILRDSPLDQEARRRATSLYLADGVLPMFPLALAAGPLSLRVGQQSAALSVAIHLDDDGAIAKSYITRSWVRPRYGLTYADGDDLIEFAPPGDESLAALSELLQKRSQWRRQQGALMFDRTEGRFRRSDGELLLQLVEPTPARLMVSEAMLLMGTVVAEFGRRENLVLPFRSQPPAELPSQTELDQLPKGPARDTAIKLCLSRSVQRTQPMAHFSLGLSAYVQATSPIRRYLDLTAHYQIIACLEGHPPTSENDLSELIDDLDYLLRQSIQISREDQHHWQQVWFAQRQGEHWKAEFLRWLRPHKRLALVYVDDLAMDLVGQVPHAKPKPGDHLVLSVNLAEPERNELQLQLN; from the coding sequence GTGGATCCTTATAAGCCCTGTACTTTATCCGGCAGTGTTTGGTCGACATCATTCGGTGATGTACTCGAAACCGAGGCAAAGCGATTGATCTCCACGGCGGAGGACAGCCTTCCTGGAGATGACAATCGCCTTGATCTTTGCGCACTCCCGACTTATACCCTGGACGATGCCGGCACGTGTGAAATAGACGACGCCCTATCGCTCGAGATCCAAGGTTGCGAAGCTTGGATCTGGATTCATATCGCCGATCCAGCACGCCTGATTTTAAGAGATAGCCCCTTGGATCAAGAGGCGCGACGTCGGGCTACCAGCCTGTATCTTGCCGATGGTGTTTTACCAATGTTTCCACTAGCCCTTGCGGCTGGTCCGTTGAGTCTTCGTGTGGGTCAGCAATCGGCCGCCTTAAGCGTTGCCATTCATTTAGATGACGACGGAGCCATTGCTAAAAGCTATATTACAAGAAGCTGGGTTCGCCCTCGTTATGGACTCACTTATGCAGATGGCGATGATCTGATCGAATTCGCACCTCCCGGTGACGAAAGCTTGGCTGCATTATCAGAGCTCCTTCAAAAGCGAAGCCAATGGCGTCGTCAACAAGGAGCCCTGATGTTCGATCGCACAGAAGGTCGATTTCGTCGCAGTGATGGGGAGCTGTTACTTCAGTTAGTTGAACCAACACCAGCACGACTAATGGTGAGCGAAGCTATGCTGTTAATGGGAACTGTTGTAGCCGAATTTGGACGTCGCGAGAATTTGGTTCTCCCTTTTCGTAGTCAACCACCAGCTGAGCTTCCTTCTCAAACTGAGCTTGATCAATTACCAAAAGGTCCCGCTCGCGATACTGCAATTAAACTTTGCCTCAGCCGTAGCGTGCAGAGAACCCAACCAATGGCTCACTTCAGCCTTGGACTTTCGGCCTATGTGCAAGCTACGTCACCCATTCGCCGCTACTTAGACTTAACTGCTCATTACCAGATCATTGCCTGTCTTGAAGGCCACCCACCGACTTCAGAAAATGATCTGAGTGAATTGATTGATGATCTTGACTATCTGCTTCGCCAATCGATTCAGATCAGCCGTGAAGATCAGCACCACTGGCAACAGGTCTGGTTTGCACAACGTCAGGGAGAACATTGGAAAGCCGAATTTTTACGCTGGCTTCGTCCACATAAACGACTGGCTCTCGTTTATGTGGACGATTTGGCAATGGATCTTGTGGGCCAAGTGCCTCACGCTAAACCGAAACCTGGTGATCATTTGGTACTTAGCGTCAACCTAGCGGAGCCTGAACGCAATGAGCTGCAGCTTCAACTCAATTGA
- a CDS encoding FAD-dependent oxidoreductase, whose protein sequence is MIRSEVLVWGGGTGGVAAALQAARSGSHTILFTPGLWLGGMVSAAGVCAPDGHELSCWQTGLWGAFLRELQRCEPSGLDHNWASCFGYRPQLAEQIFQRWVKAEPLLQWYDNCELVNLVCLDGQIQRLNIRRRSSTQQFEVNSYEANVFIDGSDLGDLLAHTQIPYRWGWEPQERWNEPSAPPQHRLKNDLFFEQQPIQSPTWVVMGQLNTALGPPQDAVPPLGLFNNSLTRFGLKRTITYGRLPGGLVMLNWPLDGNDWHHGLQRAISSNLTDREALASEMRDHSRAFLRALQTCSDGWLSPGTAFPSRTSSLAFMPYWRESRRLIGRTTVTEGDILPITRNARRGPLPLNDYGRCTSIAFGTYANDHHYPGEDWFPATKSCLWGGRWTGTPFCIPYDALVSEAVTNLLMADKGVSVSHVANGATRLQPLIINIGQAAGMAAALSVRFAYQPLDLPVDLLQFHLLRDRVAPAAVLPLWQWPSWHPHWREAQEHALNDPDRIDEMGLLNRSCSDELTLPTLNSAPSDSKEEVMNGTLRTTQDGHYELTTKQACWTVITLEPAVHYWLTNRDWTNQIVRVRVVRNPWGPWLRLIGVLDQLS, encoded by the coding sequence ATGATCCGCAGTGAGGTTTTAGTTTGGGGTGGCGGCACCGGAGGTGTTGCTGCCGCTTTGCAAGCGGCAAGGAGCGGTTCCCATACCATTCTTTTCACGCCAGGTCTTTGGTTAGGAGGCATGGTTAGTGCTGCGGGGGTGTGCGCACCAGACGGTCATGAGCTCAGCTGTTGGCAGACCGGTCTTTGGGGAGCATTCCTGCGTGAACTTCAACGGTGCGAGCCATCTGGTTTAGATCACAACTGGGCTAGTTGTTTTGGTTACCGACCGCAGCTTGCTGAGCAGATCTTTCAGCGTTGGGTAAAAGCAGAGCCCCTATTGCAATGGTATGACAACTGTGAGCTGGTCAACCTTGTTTGCCTGGACGGGCAGATTCAAAGGCTAAACATTCGCCGCCGAAGTTCTACACAACAGTTCGAGGTCAACTCCTATGAAGCAAATGTATTCATCGACGGTAGCGATCTGGGAGACCTGCTTGCACATACACAGATTCCCTACCGTTGGGGTTGGGAACCTCAAGAGCGCTGGAATGAACCAAGTGCACCTCCCCAACACCGATTGAAGAATGATTTATTTTTTGAGCAACAACCTATTCAGTCACCGACTTGGGTGGTGATGGGTCAACTAAATACAGCTTTGGGGCCACCCCAAGATGCTGTCCCTCCGCTAGGGCTATTCAACAATAGTCTAACACGCTTTGGTTTGAAACGTACAATTACTTATGGACGGTTGCCGGGAGGGCTAGTGATGCTCAATTGGCCTTTGGATGGCAATGACTGGCATCACGGACTACAACGTGCTATTAGCTCCAATCTGACGGATAGAGAAGCTTTGGCTTCTGAAATGCGGGACCACAGCAGAGCTTTCCTGAGGGCACTTCAAACGTGTAGCGATGGATGGTTATCTCCTGGAACTGCATTTCCGAGTCGGACATCTAGTCTCGCTTTTATGCCTTATTGGCGTGAAAGTCGTCGGCTGATTGGACGCACAACCGTAACCGAAGGGGATATCTTGCCGATCACGCGCAACGCTCGTCGGGGACCGTTGCCGCTCAACGACTACGGTCGTTGTACCAGTATCGCTTTCGGCACGTATGCCAATGATCATCACTACCCTGGTGAGGATTGGTTTCCTGCAACTAAAAGTTGCCTATGGGGTGGACGTTGGACTGGTACGCCATTCTGCATTCCTTACGACGCTTTGGTGTCCGAAGCTGTCACCAACCTCCTAATGGCAGATAAGGGTGTTAGCGTTAGCCATGTAGCCAACGGAGCGACCAGACTTCAACCGTTGATCATTAATATTGGCCAAGCAGCGGGTATGGCAGCAGCGTTGTCTGTTCGCTTTGCTTATCAGCCTCTTGATCTTCCTGTGGATCTACTCCAGTTTCACCTACTGAGAGACAGGGTAGCACCTGCAGCCGTACTTCCGCTTTGGCAGTGGCCCTCGTGGCATCCTCATTGGCGTGAGGCTCAAGAACATGCCCTGAATGATCCCGATCGTATTGATGAGATGGGGCTGCTAAACCGATCGTGTTCGGATGAACTGACATTGCCAACCCTGAATTCAGCACCAAGTGATTCCAAGGAGGAAGTAATGAACGGGACGTTAAGAACAACTCAGGATGGGCACTATGAACTCACCACAAAGCAAGCCTGCTGGACTGTGATTACGCTCGAACCAGCGGTGCACTACTGGCTCACCAACCGCGATTGGACTAACCAAATCGTTCGCGTACGAGTGGTACGTAATCCTTGGGGACCTTGGCTTAGGTTGATCGGAGTGCTTGATCAATTGAGTTGA